Proteins encoded within one genomic window of Oncorhynchus nerka isolate Pitt River linkage group LG9b, Oner_Uvic_2.0, whole genome shotgun sequence:
- the LOC135559508 gene encoding uncharacterized protein LOC135559508: MSLLLGFGLLTCIASSESISVFVLKGQDVHLDVQENVQLKEFEVFKWSFGSANILRCTDTLSVRVAPEYNNRVEFYKGNFSLLLKNIQEGDSGPYTAVVSDDQENTIIVHQLVLQERVEPPVLTVDSNSTINVTCNVTVTCRGQNTSVTSSCNSSTCSQVGGESRGAETSTVPLLSVYVAGCSIICNHSTVTVRLGHKSTFYICQLLHKLSKRNIT; the protein is encoded by the exons AGTCCATCTCTGTGTTTGTGCTGAAGGGACAGGATGTTCATCTGGATGTCCAGGAAAATGTTCAACTGAAAGAGTTTGAGGTTTTCAAGTGGAGCTTCGGATCAGCCAATATCCTAAGATGCACTGACACATTGTCAGTGAGAGTGGCTCCTGAGTACAACAACAGGGTTGAGTTTTATAAGGGAAACTTCTCTCTGCTACTGAAGAACATACAGGAAGGAGACAGTGGACCGTATACTGCAGTAGTGAGTGATGACCAAGAAAATACTATTATTGTACACCAGTTAGTTCTCCAAG AGAGAGTTGAGCCTCCAGTCCTGACAGTGGACTCTAACTCTACCATCAATGTCACCTGTAACGTGACTGTGACCTGCAGAGGTCAGAACACCTCTGTCACCTCCAGCTGTAACAGCAGCACCTGCTCTCaggtgggaggagagagtagaggggctgAGACCTCCACTGTCCCCCTGCTCTCTGTCTATGTGGCAGGGTGTTCCATCATATGTAACCACAGCACAGTCACTGTAAGATTAGGTCATAAAAGTACTTTTTACATTTGTCAGTTGCTACATAAGTTATCAAAACgtaatataacataa
- the LOC115114754 gene encoding uncharacterized protein LOC115114754 isoform X2 → MSLLLGFGLLTCIASSEPSAETSVFVQKGQDVRLNVQTNVQLQDVDVIFWRFNGSVNVVKYPPKVTFERYQVRAELIVGDFSLLLKNLQEGDSGLYDAVVSGSNDRNVATYVLVVQERVEPPVLTVDSVSSTNAICKVTVTCRGQKTSVTSSCNSSTCSQVGGESRGAETSTVPLLSVYVAGGSIICNHSNQVSWANDTKEIVELCPLKSVSPPAGSMSVCMLKIILVSVGLVIMISAVITVHIRHRFHYG, encoded by the exons ATGTCTCTCCTTTTAGGGTTTGGATTGCTGACCTGCATAGCATCATCAG AGCCCAGTGCTGAGACCTCTGTGTTTGTGCAGAAGGGACAGGATGTTCGCCTGAATGTCCAGACAAATGTTCAACTCCAAGATGTTGATGTGATATTTTGGAGGTTTAACGGATCAGTCAATGTTGTAAAGTACCCCCCAAAAGTTACCTTTGAAAGGTACCAAGTTAGGGCTGAATTGATTGTGGGAGACTTCTCTCTGCTACTGAAGAACCTCCAGGAAGGAGACAGTGGACTTTATGATGCAGTAGTGTCTGGTAGCAATGACAGAAATGTTGCTACATACGTGTTGGTAGTTCAAG AGAGAGTTGAGCCACCAGTCCTGACAGTGGACTCTGTCTCCTCCACCAATGCCATCTGTAAGGTGACTGTGACCTGCAGAGGCCAGAAAACCTCTGTCACCTCCAGCTGTAACAGCAGCACCTGCTCTCaggtgggaggagagagtagaggggctgAGACCTCCACTGTCCCCCTGCTCTCTGTCTATGTGGCAGGGGGTTCCATCATATGTAACCACAGCAACCAAGTCAGCTGGGCCAACGACACCAAGGAGATAGTGGAACTTTGTCCTTTGAAATCTG TGTCTCCCCCTGCTGGTAGCATGTCTGTGTGCATGCTGAAGATCATCCTGGTGTCTGTGGGGCTGGTCATCATGATCTCTGCTGTCATCACTGTCCACATCAGGCACAGATTCCACTATGGATAG
- the LOC115114754 gene encoding uncharacterized protein LOC115114754 isoform X3, producing the protein MSLLLGFGLLTCIASSEPSAETSVFVQKGQDVRLNVQTNVQLQDVDVIFWRFNGSVNVVKYPPKVTFERYQVRAELIVGDFSLLLKNLQEGDSGLYDAVVSGSNDRNVATYVLVVQERVEPPVLTVDSVSSTNAICKVTVTCRGQKTSVTSSCNSSTCSQVGGESRGAETSTVPLLSVYVAGGSIICNHSNQVSWANDTKEIVELCPLKSVDLTGNINKRS; encoded by the exons ATGTCTCTCCTTTTAGGGTTTGGATTGCTGACCTGCATAGCATCATCAG AGCCCAGTGCTGAGACCTCTGTGTTTGTGCAGAAGGGACAGGATGTTCGCCTGAATGTCCAGACAAATGTTCAACTCCAAGATGTTGATGTGATATTTTGGAGGTTTAACGGATCAGTCAATGTTGTAAAGTACCCCCCAAAAGTTACCTTTGAAAGGTACCAAGTTAGGGCTGAATTGATTGTGGGAGACTTCTCTCTGCTACTGAAGAACCTCCAGGAAGGAGACAGTGGACTTTATGATGCAGTAGTGTCTGGTAGCAATGACAGAAATGTTGCTACATACGTGTTGGTAGTTCAAG AGAGAGTTGAGCCACCAGTCCTGACAGTGGACTCTGTCTCCTCCACCAATGCCATCTGTAAGGTGACTGTGACCTGCAGAGGCCAGAAAACCTCTGTCACCTCCAGCTGTAACAGCAGCACCTGCTCTCaggtgggaggagagagtagaggggctgAGACCTCCACTGTCCCCCTGCTCTCTGTCTATGTGGCAGGGGGTTCCATCATATGTAACCACAGCAACCAAGTCAGCTGGGCCAACGACACCAAGGAGATAGTGGAACTTTGTCCTTTGAAATCTG tggatttaacaggtaacatcaataagagatcgtag
- the LOC115114754 gene encoding uncharacterized protein LOC115114754 isoform X1: MSLLLGFGLLTCIASSEPSAETSVFVQKGQDVRLNVQTNVQLQDVDVIFWRFNGSVNVVKYPPKVTFERYQVRAELIVGDFSLLLKNLQEGDSGLYDAVVSGSNDRNVATYVLVVQERVEPPVLTVDSVSSTNAICKVTVTCRGQKTSVTSSCNSSTCSQVGGESRGAETSTVPLLSVYVAGGSIICNHSNQVSWANDTKEIVELCPLKSVSPPAGSMSVCMLKIILVSVGLVIMISAVITVHIRHRFHCG, encoded by the exons ATGTCTCTCCTTTTAGGGTTTGGATTGCTGACCTGCATAGCATCATCAG AGCCCAGTGCTGAGACCTCTGTGTTTGTGCAGAAGGGACAGGATGTTCGCCTGAATGTCCAGACAAATGTTCAACTCCAAGATGTTGATGTGATATTTTGGAGGTTTAACGGATCAGTCAATGTTGTAAAGTACCCCCCAAAAGTTACCTTTGAAAGGTACCAAGTTAGGGCTGAATTGATTGTGGGAGACTTCTCTCTGCTACTGAAGAACCTCCAGGAAGGAGACAGTGGACTTTATGATGCAGTAGTGTCTGGTAGCAATGACAGAAATGTTGCTACATACGTGTTGGTAGTTCAAG AGAGAGTTGAGCCACCAGTCCTGACAGTGGACTCTGTCTCCTCCACCAATGCCATCTGTAAGGTGACTGTGACCTGCAGAGGCCAGAAAACCTCTGTCACCTCCAGCTGTAACAGCAGCACCTGCTCTCaggtgggaggagagagtagaggggctgAGACCTCCACTGTCCCCCTGCTCTCTGTCTATGTGGCAGGGGGTTCCATCATATGTAACCACAGCAACCAAGTCAGCTGGGCCAACGACACCAAGGAGATAGTGGAACTTTGTCCTTTGAAATCTG TGTCTCCCCCTGCTGGTAGCATGTCTGTGTGCATGCTGAAGATCATCCTGGTGTCTGTGGGGCTGGTCATCATGATCTCTGCTGTCATCACTGTCCACATCAGGCACAGATTCCACTGTGGATAG